One genomic region from Nocardia vinacea encodes:
- a CDS encoding (2Fe-2S)-binding protein: protein MTDVEIQVRVNGIARRKVVPPRRTLADFLRIDCGLTGTHLGCEHGVCGACTVLLDGDAVRACLVFAVQADGAEITTVEGMAAADGELSPVQAALREHHGLQCGFCTPGFVVTATAFLRDNPHPTDQEIRAAISGNLCRCTGYQGIVKAVRAAAEKSSIVKDPA, encoded by the coding sequence ATGACTGATGTCGAAATTCAAGTGCGGGTCAATGGGATTGCGCGGCGTAAGGTCGTGCCACCCCGGCGTACCCTCGCCGATTTCCTGCGGATCGACTGCGGGCTGACCGGCACCCATCTCGGCTGCGAGCATGGGGTTTGCGGGGCCTGCACGGTACTGCTGGATGGGGACGCGGTGCGGGCCTGCCTGGTTTTCGCTGTACAGGCCGACGGCGCCGAGATCACAACCGTGGAGGGGATGGCCGCGGCCGACGGTGAGCTGTCGCCCGTACAAGCCGCGTTACGGGAGCACCATGGCCTGCAATGTGGTTTCTGCACACCGGGTTTCGTCGTCACCGCGACCGCATTTCTGCGCGACAATCCGCATCCCACGGACCAGGAGATTCGCGCGGCCATATCCGGAAACCTGTGCCGCTGCACGGGATACCAGGGGATCGTCAAGGCCGTCCGGGCGGCGGCGGAAAAGAGCAGCATTGTGAAGGACCCCGCATGA
- a CDS encoding xanthine dehydrogenase family protein subunit M: MKPAAFEYHAPATAQEAVELLAELGDGAKAIAGGQSLMPMLILRLAVFDHLVDLRRLEGLRGIDSRDDSVWIGAGTTHSAVGKSPEVRGSVPLLSRATPLIGHFQIRNRGTIGGSIAHADAAAEYPAVALTLDAELEVLSPRGRRTIAVAEFFTGMWSTELAEDELLTGIVFPVRQGRCGFAIEEFARRSGDFAIAGATVAVRLDADSRIDRCAIGLFGLGPTAVRASTAEVELIGRATSEVDPRDVGHTAVSGLTSVPSDLHGSADYRRRVGAAMVARAWRRAVQEASDD, from the coding sequence GTGAAGCCGGCAGCATTCGAGTACCACGCCCCGGCCACTGCGCAGGAGGCGGTCGAACTCTTGGCCGAACTCGGCGACGGAGCCAAGGCGATCGCCGGTGGGCAGAGCCTGATGCCGATGCTCATCCTTCGCCTCGCGGTCTTCGACCACCTCGTCGACTTGCGCCGCCTGGAGGGATTGCGCGGCATCGACAGTCGCGATGACTCAGTGTGGATCGGTGCCGGGACAACGCATTCCGCAGTCGGCAAGTCCCCGGAAGTCCGCGGATCCGTCCCACTATTGTCGCGCGCTACCCCGCTGATCGGCCATTTCCAGATCCGCAACCGTGGCACCATCGGTGGATCAATCGCCCATGCCGATGCGGCGGCCGAATATCCGGCGGTGGCGCTGACACTCGATGCGGAGCTCGAAGTGCTGTCACCGCGCGGACGGCGGACAATCGCCGTAGCCGAATTCTTCACTGGGATGTGGAGCACCGAGCTCGCCGAAGACGAACTGCTGACCGGCATCGTGTTTCCGGTGCGGCAGGGGCGGTGCGGCTTTGCGATCGAGGAATTCGCCCGTCGCAGCGGCGATTTCGCTATCGCGGGCGCCACGGTCGCGGTGCGCCTGGATGCGGATTCGCGCATCGACCGGTGCGCCATCGGATTGTTCGGACTCGGACCGACGGCGGTACGAGCGAGTACAGCCGAAGTCGAGCTGATCGGTCGTGCCACAAGCGAGGTGGACCCCAGGGATGTAGGACATACCGCAGTGTCGGGGCTGACTTCGGTGCCATCCGATCTGCATGGATCAGCTGACTATCGCCGCCGCGTCGGTGCGGCCATGGTGGCGCGGGCGTGGCGACGTGCGGTGCAGGAGGCTAGTGATGACTGA
- a CDS encoding xanthine dehydrogenase family protein molybdopterin-binding subunit translates to MSTAQTRADTYAGTRVRRIEDLRLLTGAGSFVDDVSRPGMLHACFVRSPLPRARITGIDTTEAVALDGVYAVFLAADLNLGVHDQSYRIDGPHLPASNWPPLAEDEVRFVGDPVALVVAADRYLAEDAAELVVVDYEPLPAVVDYTTAEGSQALVHARFPRNIAGQLAGRPAEEVAPLFDAAPNVVRQTIFQQAYTPVPMETRGVVAEWSASAGEMTIWTSTQAPHEVRGFCARLLGVDEHRVRVIVRDTGGGFGQKVVVQREDICVMLAATKVPVALKWIEDRQEHLISAGLARQDHGEARVAFDRDGTILAASLDYVQNVGAYPVPSPMTAAAVVGMLFPGPYRVPAATFTMKMLYSNTVGRVAYRGPWQFESMAREVLLDTAARRLGIDPAELRRRNMLRREDLPLLNPSGMRYSDVTPLETFEQALGMLDYPAFRREQELARAQGRFLGVGTCTYLEPTAASTPYHGTEGATIRIEPSGKVNVYLAGGSSGNSLETTAIQLTADALGVDIADVHTIQGDTAVTPFGAGTGGSRSGSMVAGAIAETASVLRERILAIAAHRLGVAVDEVEFTHGRATGRGAPDAELSLPEISAIAYFQPEALPPGVPAGLECSGRYRAQSPMIWANATHLCTCEVDIETGEVTLLRYIVSEDCGPMINPSVVEGQIYGGTVQGIGGALYENLAYDESGNPVATTFMDYLIPTATEVPVIELGHIETPGPGPGGYKGVGEGGAIGSSPAVVNAVADALAPFGVEISRLPLTPAAILALIDAADARAVTA, encoded by the coding sequence GTGAGTACCGCACAAACGAGGGCCGATACCTATGCCGGTACACGCGTCCGCCGGATCGAGGATTTGAGGCTGCTCACGGGCGCCGGATCATTCGTCGATGATGTGTCGCGGCCGGGGATGCTGCATGCCTGCTTTGTGCGCAGTCCGCTGCCCCGCGCCCGGATCACCGGAATCGATACCACGGAAGCTGTTGCGCTCGACGGGGTTTACGCTGTCTTTCTGGCCGCGGACCTCAATCTCGGCGTGCACGATCAGTCGTACCGGATCGATGGGCCGCACCTGCCTGCGTCGAATTGGCCGCCGCTGGCCGAGGACGAGGTCCGGTTCGTCGGGGATCCGGTCGCACTGGTTGTCGCCGCCGACCGATATCTAGCCGAAGACGCGGCGGAGTTGGTCGTGGTCGACTACGAGCCACTGCCTGCCGTGGTCGATTACACGACGGCGGAAGGTTCGCAGGCCCTCGTGCACGCCCGTTTTCCGCGGAACATCGCGGGACAGCTGGCCGGTCGGCCGGCCGAAGAGGTGGCGCCGCTGTTCGATGCCGCACCGAATGTGGTGCGGCAAACCATCTTTCAGCAGGCCTATACACCAGTGCCGATGGAGACCCGCGGCGTGGTCGCGGAGTGGTCGGCATCGGCCGGTGAGATGACGATCTGGACCTCGACCCAGGCGCCGCACGAGGTGCGCGGCTTCTGCGCCCGGCTGCTCGGTGTCGACGAGCATCGGGTGCGAGTCATAGTGCGCGACACCGGAGGTGGCTTCGGGCAGAAGGTGGTGGTCCAGCGCGAGGACATCTGTGTCATGCTGGCGGCGACGAAGGTACCGGTCGCGCTGAAGTGGATCGAGGACCGGCAGGAACACCTGATCTCAGCGGGGCTGGCACGCCAGGACCATGGCGAGGCCCGCGTGGCCTTCGACCGGGACGGCACGATTCTGGCCGCCTCTCTCGACTACGTGCAGAACGTCGGGGCGTATCCGGTGCCGTCGCCGATGACGGCCGCAGCAGTTGTCGGGATGCTGTTCCCCGGGCCGTATCGGGTGCCCGCGGCGACATTCACAATGAAGATGCTGTACTCCAATACTGTCGGGCGAGTGGCGTATCGCGGACCGTGGCAGTTCGAATCGATGGCGCGGGAGGTGTTGCTCGACACCGCTGCACGGCGACTGGGCATCGACCCGGCCGAGTTGCGCCGCCGAAACATGTTGCGCCGCGAGGACTTGCCGCTACTCAACCCGAGCGGCATGCGGTACAGCGATGTCACGCCGCTGGAGACGTTCGAGCAGGCGCTCGGGATGCTCGATTATCCGGCCTTCCGCCGTGAGCAGGAACTGGCTCGCGCGCAGGGCCGCTTCCTCGGCGTCGGCACCTGTACATATCTGGAGCCGACCGCAGCGTCGACCCCGTACCACGGCACCGAAGGCGCGACGATCCGCATCGAGCCCTCGGGCAAGGTCAACGTATATCTCGCCGGTGGATCCTCGGGAAACAGCCTGGAGACCACCGCGATTCAGCTGACCGCCGACGCGCTCGGTGTGGACATCGCCGATGTCCACACCATCCAGGGCGATACGGCTGTGACACCGTTCGGCGCCGGCACCGGCGGCAGCCGTTCCGGTTCGATGGTGGCAGGGGCGATCGCCGAGACAGCATCGGTACTGCGGGAACGAATTCTGGCCATCGCAGCCCATCGCTTGGGTGTGGCGGTCGACGAGGTGGAGTTCACGCACGGGCGGGCCACGGGGCGCGGGGCGCCCGATGCCGAATTGTCGTTGCCCGAGATCTCCGCAATTGCCTACTTTCAGCCGGAGGCGCTGCCGCCGGGCGTTCCTGCGGGATTGGAATGTAGCGGGCGCTATCGCGCACAGAGCCCGATGATCTGGGCCAACGCGACCCACCTGTGCACATGCGAGGTCGACATCGAGACCGGCGAGGTCACACTGTTGCGCTACATCGTCAGCGAAGACTGCGGCCCCATGATCAACCCCAGCGTGGTGGAGGGCCAGATCTACGGCGGCACGGTGCAGGGCATCGGTGGCGCGCTCTACGAGAATCTCGCCTACGACGAGAGTGGAAACCCTGTCGCCACCACTTTCATGGATTACTTGATTCCGACGGCCACGGAGGTGCCCGTCATCGAGCTCGGTCACATCGAAACACCGGGACCGGGGCCCGGCGGCTACAAGGGGGTCGGGGAGGGCGGCGCGATCGGTTCCTCGCCGGCCGTGGTCAACGCAGTCGCCGATGCGCTGGCCCCGTTCGGCGTGGAAATCTCCCGGCTGCCGCTGACTCCCGCTGCGATCCTCGCGCTGATCGACGCGGCCGATGCCCGGGCGGTGACAGCGTGA
- a CDS encoding XdhC family protein, whose product MRELSAQLLRWHAQRASYAVATVVDVTGSAPRLPGATIAVNDAGAVIGSISGGCVEAAVYDLCRQVLRSGTPAWETFGYSDSDAFAVGLTCGGEVAVLVHRVTAQEYPAIEAVVRAEHPISLVRDLRTGEISAVGLRETAGTKFEPTVVQQALGMLDADSSGVRVIGCEDAQRAVFIESFGSQPRLIVCGATDFSAALCRVGRLLGYRVTICDARSVFTTQARFPDADEVVVDWPHRYLGRTPVDSRTAVCVLTHDPKFDIPVLQLALRLPIGYVGAMGSRRADADRRSRLRAAGLTESELRRLHSPIGLELGGRTPEEIAVAIAAEIVAVRRGGSTRPLSATNRPIHAVSDAQPSSA is encoded by the coding sequence ATGCGCGAATTGTCGGCACAGCTGCTGCGATGGCATGCGCAGCGCGCCTCGTATGCCGTAGCCACGGTTGTCGACGTAACCGGAAGCGCGCCACGGCTGCCCGGCGCGACTATAGCCGTGAACGACGCCGGCGCCGTCATCGGCAGCATCTCGGGCGGCTGCGTGGAAGCGGCCGTCTACGACCTCTGCCGTCAGGTACTGCGGTCGGGTACGCCGGCGTGGGAGACGTTCGGCTACAGCGATTCCGACGCCTTCGCGGTCGGGCTCACCTGTGGTGGCGAGGTCGCGGTCCTCGTCCATCGAGTCACCGCCCAGGAGTATCCGGCCATCGAAGCTGTCGTGCGAGCCGAGCATCCGATATCTCTGGTTCGCGATCTGAGAACGGGCGAGATCAGCGCCGTCGGACTACGAGAAACTGCCGGCACGAAGTTCGAACCGACGGTGGTGCAGCAGGCTTTGGGCATGCTCGACGCCGACTCATCCGGCGTCCGGGTAATCGGATGCGAGGATGCCCAACGCGCGGTATTCATCGAGTCCTTTGGCTCGCAACCACGCCTGATCGTTTGCGGGGCAACCGATTTCAGCGCCGCACTGTGCCGAGTCGGGCGATTGCTTGGTTACCGGGTCACCATTTGCGATGCGCGATCGGTGTTCACTACGCAGGCGCGGTTCCCCGACGCCGACGAGGTGGTCGTGGACTGGCCGCATCGGTATCTAGGCCGCACCCCGGTTGATTCGCGCACAGCGGTGTGCGTGCTGACACACGATCCGAAGTTCGATATTCCGGTCCTACAGCTGGCATTGCGGCTACCGATCGGATACGTCGGTGCGATGGGCTCACGTCGCGCCGATGCAGATCGTCGGTCACGTTTGCGGGCAGCAGGTCTCACCGAGTCCGAGCTGCGTCGTCTGCACTCACCGATCGGCTTGGAACTGGGCGGACGGACTCCCGAGGAGATCGCGGTGGCGATCGCCGCAGAGATCGTCGCCGTGCGGCGCGGTGGGTCGACCCGGCCGTTGTCCGCGACGAACCGGCCTATTCACGCCGTGTCGGATGCGCAGCCGTCGTCGGCCTAA
- a CDS encoding TetR/AcrR family transcriptional regulator: protein MSTRRRGAKDSATRRTLLDATARVMTEEGYAAATTRRVAAEAGVKPALVHYYFPTMEDLFLAVFSGGTEANFERQMQALTSDRPLHALWELSRDPRGNALMQEFIALANHRKAIRTELMAYARRYREIQVTAFTFILRERRIAPEQITPVTLSMLLSGLPRLMATEANFGFSMGHDEMFALVEHYLDILEPPAVAADQIDASD from the coding sequence ATGTCCACCCGCAGGCGAGGCGCGAAGGACTCGGCGACGCGGCGCACTCTTCTGGACGCTACTGCCCGGGTCATGACCGAGGAGGGTTACGCGGCCGCGACGACCCGTCGGGTGGCCGCCGAGGCGGGTGTCAAGCCGGCGTTGGTGCACTACTACTTCCCGACCATGGAGGATTTGTTCCTCGCGGTCTTCAGTGGAGGAACCGAGGCCAACTTCGAACGCCAAATGCAAGCGCTGACCTCGGACCGGCCGCTGCATGCCCTGTGGGAGCTGTCCCGGGATCCGCGCGGCAACGCGCTGATGCAGGAGTTCATCGCGCTGGCCAACCATCGCAAGGCGATTCGTACCGAGCTGATGGCTTATGCTCGGCGGTACCGGGAAATTCAGGTCACCGCTTTCACATTCATCCTGCGGGAGCGGCGGATCGCCCCCGAGCAGATCACCCCAGTGACGCTGTCGATGCTGCTCTCGGGCCTGCCGCGACTGATGGCGACGGAAGCCAACTTCGGTTTCAGCATGGGCCATGACGAGATGTTCGCTCTGGTCGAACACTACCTTGACATCTTGGAGCCACCGGCAGTCGCCGCGGATCAGATTGACGCTTCCGATTAG
- a CDS encoding TetR family transcriptional regulator yields the protein MAYDSAATKERILAAATTEFAEYGIAGARVDRIAANSKANKRAIYDYFGDKKALFAVVLERSMVELARAVPLDESDLGNYAARLFDYHQAHPRALRLVMWEALEIGDGLVPDEPARTEHYADKVRAAQVAMGSEERDPRTLVFLILAMVDWSLALPQLRRMLFGPDYPADRLRPAIAEAARVLTDHFAAGDDRSGASGALTA from the coding sequence GTGGCATATGACTCTGCGGCGACCAAGGAAAGGATTCTCGCTGCGGCGACGACAGAGTTCGCCGAATATGGCATCGCCGGCGCGCGAGTGGATCGCATCGCGGCCAATTCCAAGGCCAACAAGCGTGCGATCTACGACTACTTCGGCGACAAGAAGGCATTGTTCGCGGTAGTCCTGGAACGGTCGATGGTGGAACTGGCTCGAGCGGTACCGCTCGATGAGTCTGACCTGGGCAACTACGCTGCCCGGTTGTTCGACTACCACCAGGCGCACCCGCGTGCACTGCGTTTGGTGATGTGGGAGGCGCTCGAAATAGGGGATGGTCTCGTTCCCGACGAACCGGCGCGCACCGAACACTATGCGGACAAGGTCCGGGCCGCCCAGGTTGCGATGGGTTCAGAGGAACGTGATCCCCGGACGCTGGTCTTTCTGATTCTCGCCATGGTCGACTGGAGTCTGGCTCTGCCACAGTTGCGGCGCATGCTGTTCGGGCCTGACTACCCGGCGGATCGCCTGCGCCCAGCCATCGCCGAGGCGGCCCGCGTCCTCACCGATCATTTTGCCGCCGGGGATGACCGATCAGGTGCGAGCGGCGCGCTGACCGCGTGA
- a CDS encoding nuclear transport factor 2 family protein — MTTATDLLADRIAVVDTVTAYSTALDNRDWPLFESLFTPDAVWDYSAADQRCTGPAEILARVRPGIERLDATQHFVTNHVVTIAGDEAAHSCYYLAQHMRGGERFLAAGRYRDLLRRTESGWRIASRLLSNTWTDGNPSVVLQ, encoded by the coding sequence ATGACCACCGCGACAGACCTGCTCGCCGACCGGATTGCGGTCGTCGACACAGTGACCGCCTATTCCACCGCCCTCGACAATCGCGACTGGCCGCTGTTCGAGAGCCTGTTCACGCCAGACGCCGTCTGGGATTATTCGGCGGCCGACCAGCGGTGCACCGGCCCCGCCGAGATCCTCGCACGGGTTCGGCCGGGGATCGAAAGGCTCGATGCGACACAACATTTCGTCACCAACCACGTCGTGACGATCGCCGGAGACGAGGCCGCCCACAGCTGCTACTACCTGGCCCAGCACATGCGCGGCGGTGAACGTTTCCTCGCGGCCGGTCGCTACCGGGATCTGCTGCGTCGCACGGAGTCCGGCTGGCGGATCGCGTCGCGGCTGTTGTCGAACACCTGGACCGACGGCAATCCCAGCGTCGTGTTGCAGTGA
- a CDS encoding ferredoxin, which produces MKVFVDSDRCRGHGVCVGLCPQVFVLNDDGYAQVQMSDIPDEFSEAVESAVQACPEHAIEAS; this is translated from the coding sequence ATGAAGGTCTTCGTCGACTCGGATCGTTGCCGTGGTCACGGCGTCTGCGTCGGTCTTTGCCCGCAGGTGTTCGTCCTCAACGACGACGGCTATGCCCAGGTCCAGATGTCCGACATACCGGACGAGTTCAGCGAGGCGGTCGAATCCGCTGTACAGGCCTGCCCTGAACATGCGATCGAAGCGAGCTGA
- a CDS encoding acyl-CoA dehydrogenase family protein: MHCDRRSGLRAGAVPLDPTRDFLRRTMPSDVPRETSDTATGSDRERWRRRAELGRPDMLVPETLGGGSVSGRPLTELALVAEEFGRACAPGPPAPRMARCSCSCRQTRRA, translated from the coding sequence ATCCACTGTGACCGTCGATCCGGCCTACGAGCGGGCGCCGTTCCACTCGACCCCACCCGTGATTTCCTCCGCCGCACCATGCCGAGCGATGTGCCTCGCGAAACCAGCGACACCGCAACCGGATCCGACCGTGAGCGGTGGCGTCGCCGGGCGGAGCTGGGCCGGCCGGACATGCTGGTCCCCGAAACCCTCGGTGGCGGCTCGGTTTCGGGTCGACCGCTAACAGAATTGGCGCTGGTCGCCGAGGAATTCGGCCGCGCCTGCGCACCCGGGCCGCCCGCACCGAGGATGGCCCGGTGCAGCTGCTCATGCCGGCAGACGCGACGGGCGTGA
- a CDS encoding acyl-CoA dehydrogenase family protein — protein MTTELESVDSFRDRARRWLKEYLPRTTDSSLGLFDEAVWARHRTLQRILFDGDFAGICFPKEFGGQGLTRAHQQAFTEESLGYEMPLALNVPTLAICAATLLELGTEVQKRTHIPAVLRGEELLVQFLSEPRGGSDLAGLTTRADRDGEEWILNGTKIWSSGAYAADYGLCLARTNWEVPKHNGLTLFLVPTTAPGLTIRRIKQVTGSTEFCEEFFDDVRLPADAVIGEVGAGWAATSRLLQHERAAVGGTSPYISGEQPHLGGEANALIDLARTTGCLDDVRVREDIGAARTMSLVRNQLIAHISTAVAAGTLPPAAGSIVRLFSAETTWLQTDSALRIAGSAGVIGEPDAPGNGQTGLHYLFRNAASLGGGSTEMARNIISERVLGMPREYAADRDIPFNQVPRGH, from the coding sequence ATGACCACCGAACTCGAATCCGTCGACAGCTTCCGAGACCGCGCCCGCCGCTGGTTGAAGGAGTACCTGCCGCGCACCACGGACTCCTCGCTCGGCCTCTTCGACGAAGCGGTGTGGGCCCGTCACCGCACCCTGCAGCGAATTCTCTTCGACGGCGACTTCGCAGGCATTTGCTTCCCGAAAGAGTTTGGCGGGCAGGGTCTCACACGCGCCCATCAGCAGGCGTTCACCGAGGAGTCGCTGGGCTACGAGATGCCGCTGGCGCTGAATGTTCCGACCCTGGCCATCTGCGCGGCGACCCTGCTGGAGCTGGGCACGGAGGTGCAGAAACGCACCCACATTCCGGCGGTGCTGCGCGGAGAAGAACTCCTCGTGCAGTTCCTGTCCGAACCTCGGGGCGGATCCGATCTTGCTGGTTTGACCACACGGGCCGACCGCGACGGTGAAGAGTGGATTCTCAACGGCACCAAGATCTGGAGCTCGGGTGCCTACGCCGCCGACTACGGACTGTGCCTGGCACGCACGAATTGGGAGGTACCCAAGCACAACGGGCTCACGCTGTTCCTTGTGCCCACCACAGCTCCTGGTCTGACGATCCGGCGGATCAAGCAGGTCACCGGATCGACCGAGTTCTGCGAAGAATTCTTCGACGATGTCCGACTGCCCGCCGACGCGGTAATCGGCGAAGTCGGCGCAGGCTGGGCAGCCACTTCCCGACTGCTACAGCACGAACGTGCGGCGGTGGGCGGCACCTCCCCCTACATCAGTGGTGAACAGCCCCACCTCGGGGGCGAAGCCAACGCACTCATCGACCTGGCCCGCACCACCGGATGCCTCGACGACGTCCGCGTGCGGGAGGACATCGGCGCGGCGCGAACGATGAGCCTCGTCCGCAATCAACTGATCGCACACATCTCCACTGCGGTCGCTGCGGGCACGCTGCCCCCGGCCGCGGGCTCGATCGTCCGCCTGTTCAGCGCCGAAACCACTTGGCTGCAAACAGATTCCGCGTTGCGGATCGCAGGCTCTGCGGGGGTGATCGGCGAGCCGGACGCTCCCGGCAACGGGCAGACAGGCTTACATTATCTGTTTCGCAACGCCGCGAGCCTGGGCGGCGGCAGCACCGAAATGGCCCGCAACATCATCAGTGAACGCGTACTGGGCATGCCCCGCGAATACGCCGCCGACCGAGACATCCCGTTCAATCAGGTCCCCCGTGGCCACTGA